A stretch of DNA from Hydra vulgaris chromosome 03, alternate assembly HydraT2T_AEP:
ttCGAATTCTTTTACTTGGTCTTGATAATGCTGGTAAAACTACCATATTAAAATCATTAGCTTCCGAGGATATTAGTCATGTTACACCTACTCAggtatattgtttaaattaaatatatatattttttctatgtttagtTTATTCTACTCCCCAAGGTTGGGGCGCCACAGGTTGATAAGAGAAATAAGTTGTTATTAGTTTATATTACACCCAGGGATGAACCAAAAGTagacttttttctttaattttattgattcactcttaacaaggctgcaagcaatcatTATTAAGTTggaaattaatagaaaaaattgaatagaGTTGTAGATCAAGAAAatagttgacagaagacttgaaaaattgtagattgtatgagtcagaaaaacatgaagGTGGTTGAGAGTTCCAAAGAGTTGAAATgcgggaaaaaaactagacaaatgaaatgaactaaaaaaaagatgatagctcctttgagtaACAACCATTATAgcatttgaagaaaaaagaaagagatgcaatCTTATGATGATGGAAAATCAAGCTTAGCAGGTTgagcagatccaactatgtttacaatgagtttttgaaccttgtctagaagagaaaaagCATCATTTGAAGAACCATCCCAAATAttacaacagtattccatacagggacgaataagagatttgtagaggtagagaatggactCAGGAGAGAAAAAGTGCCGAGCACAACAAAGAGAAgtaaccttagcagatgctaatttagaatcgattgtatatatggtttccatgaaaagtcagtagtaaatgataatctaagaagaggtaaaaataattagcaatgAAACTTTCAATACCTTATCACATCTACCTAACTAATACTGATCACACCTACCCTAGAAGTTACTAATATCtgagtattttttgaattttttgtcattttgaatttataagttgtttactttttaaatgttaattactTTAGGGATTTAATATCAAATCAGTACAATCTCAGGGAATTCTTCTTAATGTTTGGGATATTGGAGGTACTTGATTTATATATGGCTGcctaaaatttgatttatataccttaaaaaacctttatattttgtttgattatattctagtcctttttaaattttctgtattttcaCTTGAAGGTCAAAAGACAATTCGATCATATTGGaggaattattttgaaaatacagacgTTCTGGTAAAATTTTTAcaggttttttataaaagaagtttataagttttttttaaagaagtttttaatttgaaatgtttttgtaatatgtttatatatattcattatatcTACTATTATAAATCTTGCTGATTTGGtggttattttaattataatgaattgtttttgtaaaatatttatatatacaaattcaTTATATCTACTATTATAAATCTTGCTGATTTGgtggttattattttttttcattataaatattttgtatgtgtaaaatcttgtaaaaactaaaatttatgttaatgcATGGTTTACAAtgtataatgttaaaaaaaagacaaagacGATAGGACCTTAACAAtcgttatataaaatatgatagGACTCTAAAATCATTATATAAAAGGCAATTGGACTGTAACAATCATTACATAAAAGACAATAGGACTGTAACAatcattatattaatattttacctTTTAGATTTATGTCATTGACAGTGCTGATCGGGCTCGATTTGAAGAATCTGGCATggtatctttattaaatatttcttaagacttcttttttaaaaacaaacaaacaaaaaaataatgtaaaatatataagagaAGTTAACttaatttctaaaaacttttgctaatttaaaatttaatttttaaagacttaaataagttataattactttaataagttaaaaagattttataaatatttaagatgttattttttatttttaaatgtttattattattgtttccACATTTTGAGTAAGTGGAGTATTATATTTTGcagaattataaaattaaatgtctTAAGGTTTAACCTTTAAGTTGGCAGTGAGGTGTGCAGTGCCAGATGTAAATTTACCAGTAACATTACTGACTggtttaagaagaaaaaaaagtcataagaCCTTAGCTTAACtttgctaaaataataaaacttgtgaaagtttattttttgtgaaagtttatttcaaCTTTCACagtattattttaactttcacAGCGTTATACGATGTGaaagttgaaataataaaactttttttacctaCTTTGTTGTAAACCCCATTGtaacatttaacatttgttttcttGAATGTCAATGTTTTATACTCAGTATTTATTATAAGATGTACTTacaataaatacttattttacttCAAGtagtttcaattaatttttaccAATGGTAATGTTGTATATTAATGACTGAGTATccagaattaattttttttcgatcTGTAACCTGAGTTGCTTGACTTGTGTTTGAAgcaaatatattgatttttatatgtatttaagtTAGATTAGGCAAAACTCTTGTTATGAATTATTATTGTTGTGGATAGAAAATGTGAGAAgtgaaaatgacatttttaaactaaaaccaaaaaaagcgaattcaacaaaaaaattttattgtaatttttttttttcgcaaatttttttaaaatgattcgtatttttagaaattttatataattttgttttatataagaCCAAACAtgacatacatatattatatatatatatatatattgtggaAACATATATTGTGGAAACACATGCAACTCTAAGTTGCAaaactttattatctttattattataaacattaaatgcaTGCAAATTCCTGGTACTGCGTGTAAcagtaacatatatatttataagtaaatagtGTAACTATCGAGCACTCTTAATATATACAATAGTTACATGATATAATAAGATTCTTCTTTTGCATTCATATATACACATgcgtatttatatatatatatatatatatatatatatatatatatatatatatatatatatatatatatatatatatatatacatatatacatacatacatacatacatatatacatacatatatatatatataaatacatacatatgtatatatatacatatatatatatatatatatatatatattcatacatatatatatatatatatatatatatatatatatatatatatatatatatatatatatatatatatatatgtatatatagacatacatatatatatatatatatatatatatatatatatatagacatatatatatatatatatatatatagacatttacatgaaaaacatgtttaaaaaaattattcttttgaaacttgaaaaaaatgactttttttattttaagcttgaaaacaatagtttttatgcatttatgtctgaaataattatttttacgtaaattattatttttgaagtttttatataatttcgcttcttttgagaacCAAGTTGACATTCTTTAgaagaacttttattttcaaaatattagggaccagtcaaatttttaagggtcttgagctacccctaaaataattttttgttcaaaaaaattttaaacctagtgttttagtattatatagaaCAAAGTAAAGGGGTAGGAAcaggtttttttcaaaaatgttgttttaaggGTCACTCTTATATACACACGCAGtattgtgaaaaagttaagaaccgctaaataaaataaaatatttttttcaaatagaattaatttttattctaaagataataaaatagtcttttttttttcaaacatattaaatagaaaatgagaaaaagatttttttttttttgaaaattaattaatagaacctataaaaataaggattaaatattatgtgttaatttttttaaatattttttttgtgaaaaagttaagaaccataaagaattttttgtgCTAAATGCAATGGAAACGtctgtttaaatttattttagccttttttgtttaaatattctattaatGACCTGAGTCATTACcaaaaaaccaataaaagtattaaaaaaaaaagtatttaatttcaaacaaaaaaaaattcttttcttttgaAAACATAGGTAGAAAAGCTATTACCTATGAAAATCGTATAAAAGTGATGCATTTTGGCCAGGAAGGTAAAACCGCTCgtgaaattagaaaaataatggTACTAACAATCATCAAAGGATTCAAAGAGACAAAATCTTATGTTGATCGGCTTTGTTCTGGAAGACTGCGTATGATGACACCCAATGATGATCGCCCTTTAATCAGGCTGGCAAAGAAAAATTGAACCATGCCATCACATGAATTAAGAAGAGAATGGAAGCTTTCAAATGGACGTCAAGCATCGGCATCACTTGTGCATAGGAAAATAATAGCTAAAAATATGTTATGGAAATAAGCTGTTCTAAAACCGCAACTTAccaaacaatatataaaaaagtgaaaagaatTTTACCAAAGCATCAAAGAatggtctaaaaaaaaatggaggACAGTGATGTTCAGTGATGAGATGAATATCGAGGTTGATAACCGAAAAAAACGAATTATGATTCGCAGGCAtcctttagaaaaatataatcttGATTGTATCGTTCAAAGAATAAAACAAGGTAGCGGATCGGTTAGAATATGGTGCTGCATGACTTATTATGGTCTCagtatgtttaaattatttgatggtCAACTCAActcactattttaaaataacagtttGTTACCATCAATTGATGCACTTGAGCCAAGCGTTTCGTtcatttttcagcaagacaatgcATCATGTCACAGAGCTAAAGTTGTCTCTAAATGGTTCAAACGCAAAAATTGAGCATCTAACTTGGCCACCAAGTAGCTCAGATCTAAATTGCATTGAAAATCTTCGGAGTTGGCTTGATAAAGAGATTGCCAAGAAAGAACCAAGGAGCCTTGAGGAGTTGCGCAGTATTTTACCAACAATACTTGGAAATGTTCCCAAACATATTTCGAGAATTTAATAGACTCAATGCCAAATCATATAAATGAGTGCTTAAAAGTTCATGGTAAAATTACATGGTATTAGGTAAAAGGTACCATTTTTTGTTCTGTGGATCTTAACTTttacacaaatttttaaaaataaaaattacctataaaactttaaaacgttttttttatttgtttaaaagtttttgtcattattattattttttattttgtttgtctattttctaaattttattattattttttttaccagaaaaatttattcgattatatgcggtagtggtttagtggtagagcgcttgcttcataagtgagaggttcggagttcgatccccaccacttccctggtagtactgcacTCAACTTATTTCTCCACGCAGGGGCCTTGTTTgttaaggttcgtgtttcagagttatagagttgagagagggttataccACAAATAAATAGCCTCCTTGTGTGCAGTGGCCTtttcggccttgaggaggtgagttaacaaataaaaatatttaaaaataaaaataaaatatggtttgttttttaatggttcttaaatttttcacaatactgtgtatatatatatatatatatatatatatatatatatatatatatatatatatatatatatatatatatatatatatatatatatatatatatgtatattcttcaacaaatatatatataaatattcttcAACAAAACTTTActacttaaactttattataaaaatcaaactaccaaaaataaaatattttgaaacagcATTATTGAAATCACtagttattattaaagtaattcaaaaatataaatctttcaaatttttattataaactaattgcTTCCGCCAGCTTAATACCCTCCTCCCCCTCCTCATCCTccctatttattaatttttacttgttatcaacaaaacaactttatctcaaaactaaaacaaaaataaaatcagtgtAAACTAgccttaaaaattataatatatcttagtcataaaaacttgaaaaagagCTTTAAAAATTGTCAACCACTAAAAAATCTCATCTAAAATTAGCTTTTTGTTTATTCCTCACCTAAATTTTAAgacttatataaacatattaaattctattgaaattatgataaaacaactgttaaaaaatgtgcatttgACTGCAAGCTGCACAAGAGTTGACTGGTTTTATGCCTGTTCTGTAAAAAATTCCCACCCTTTTATTAAGAAccaaataaaactaataaaacaaatcCATTTTCAGTTTCTTggcacataaaatttttttacttgaatcTAGAATTCTTCACTAAATGTCATTTTACTCTGTTTTTCTAGATggaaaataaaagtatttaacaaaCTAGATTCACGTGTTAATGCAAGTAGATTGTCTAAGCaacttttttcaacaattgTTTTCTCTAAATGTGAAACTTGTTTCAAAACTTGCACTATTGGATTTTTTgctatatgaataaaaaatgttaaatttgtaagtaattttcaacaatttaaaatgatatataatctaactaagtttcaaataaaatagcatCGTTGTCAAAATGGACaaagtttacattaaaaatggATTGATATTACATTAAATATGGAATGACATTACATTAAAACTGGAatgacattttattaaaaatggaaaatcatTCCATTTTATCTCtcaattctatttatttatctcTCATTTCACACATATGCTAAATCCTAATTGAGTAAATTCTTAATTGAATTTGTAAATCCTCAATTGAATGAGGAAATCTTATGTAATAAAAGAGATATTTTAATGTTCTCTGTTGCCTTACATACATTCTTGAAAGTGTACCTTTTAGTGTGTTGAGACTTGCTCTTTTTGCTTTTGTTAGACTCTACTCTTTTACTTGACTACAAAAATTGTTTGAGTTCACCTAAAAATACCAAGTGCATGTAGACTAATGCAAAGTGATTTGATCCAACTGATATCAATGGGTTTTGTTACAACTTATTTCAaagaactttgttttatttaattttctagaTACACGCAGGTATCGAATTCCTCATCTAAATGTAAAGTACAATAACATTGTAGAAATAACATTCTTCTATGTTCATAAATTCTTTTCATAGCACAATGCTCACATCTAAGGTAATCATTCAGAACTTCAGTTACAAATATGAAAGCATTTCAACGTTTTTTCactacattttaattttgaaaagttgtttgaaaacctttttttgaaattcaatttGTTAAGTATGTATGTAATTAAGCCACTGGTTTCAGACCCAATTTCCCCTTTATGCAGTTCCTCTttatgatttcaaaaaaattttctctgtatgtacaaataatttattaaaaaatctagacCCTCCCTGTAAAATTTCgaaatatttagaataaaattaaaagtatatattgaaactagaatattataaaaatacttacttTCTGTACTTAGAGGAAACTGACAAGATGCATTAAAAGACTGTTTGGAATATCCAGTTAAAACAgcaagaaaaaatgaatttgattaatccaattttttttgtaaacagaatttagaatagaattttttttgttaacagaaAACTTGTTAGATTAGCTATTATGCTTTTAGGATGAAAAGGTaattaaggtatttttaaattattgattttagaattttttgtttatttaatttttgttatgttaaatttGAGACCTGAGGATGAATTCATCATTAGAGTTGAAGTGGTTTTTAGGGTGAATTATATAtgattgaaactaaaaaattaatacaaatattttgttaatttttatactataaatttatTACCTTATAAgttaaaacctttaaatttattaccctataaatattaaaaacatagtaCATTACGAATACTAAAATTCATAGAGAAATCACAACCATGATTATTCACAATAATAATCATGGTTGCTGGTCcctgcaaaattataaaatttagcaGGGGTAGATAGCCGGGGctaggaaaaaatttataattatttattataaacttatgcATAAATTTActctatatatgtgtgtgtgtgtgtaagtctATGTGCGATATCACCAACATTGTCAGAGCTACGTTTTATTAAGTAACACTTATTCAATGTTCCCAAATTATATCTTTATCAAAGTTGGCGAAGTAAGGgtaatttaacattaaataatcGTAATTTCATTAGAGGCTAAATCATGTTTAAATTTCCACTCTAATTCaagtttgaaaataactttgaaaaagtttctttgcaaagtttttttttttttttttgcaacttttttcatATGTTTATTCAGCGTTGaataaatgtgattttttaagAAGCCAACTTACATTCAAATTTAtagatgttaaaaatataacatcGAAATAGCGATTTACATTATACatcaaaaaagttactttttgcGTATGTTTATTTAACGTTAAATGAACATGTTATTTTTGAGAAGCATAATTATGTTGAGACTATGCATAATTACGTTactatttaaatagttattcgATATCAGAGCTCCCAACTTTTTAAAAGTCACTAGAGggtcataaattttaaatttaaattaaacattagaTTTAAAGAATTCAtcgtacatatacatatacatcagatttaaagaatttatttgttattttactgTACTGTAACTTTTTTAGCTGCcacaagtctttttttttctggaacataattaaaacaAGCTGTGTATTTCATTTGATGCTCTGAATTTGGTCTTCTTTTTTGTAACTGTGGAGGAAATCCTCTCTTCTGCTGCATTGCTATGTGATAACACCATGATGAACTTAGCAACTTGAAACAACAAATTATGGAATAAAGTTTaggatatttataaaatagtggtagatatttataaaatagtggtagatatttataaaatagtggtagatatttataaaatagtggtagatatttataaaatagtggtagatatttataaaatagtggtagatatttataaaatagtggtagatatttataaaatagtggTATATAAGTGGCATTGTCTAAACTTAAGCCAATACAATTTTCCCGgtgaaacacttttttttttaaagatatctgACACTTCTTGGAAAATTACTGCAGCTGTACAATCACTGACAAGAGCCATATTCCAAAACTGAGAACTGATTTCACCTCTGTTAATGTCATAAATCTTTACAACAAGTGGGTACATGTTTTAAGTACCAGTATCACTGCTTCAATCATCAGACAGGAAATTGGTTCAGCTTTGAGAGGGTCCACATTACATGAATGTAATGACAGAGCAATGGCATTATTAATGATACATGCTGTTTTTGTTGCTGCATATCAATACTTAGCTGCTATTTTACTGTCAGGAAACATTTTCCTGAAAAGAGGACCTGCGTGTGATGAGCACTCAAATGGCAAATTATATTCTAGAATGAAACCAGTAAATAAAATTCCTGCATTTGTAACAAATTTAACTTCAATTGTGCCACTTgcaaaataagaatttatttgtttagttgATGCAATATCTTTAGTTGTCTTCTTATGCTGAGGAGTACCTATATGTCTGGTAATATCCAATAGCCCTTGGTGGTTGATATTGAAAGAACAATCAcatatctgaaataaaaaaacaactatcaATTGAATCGGTGAATGTTAAATGGTCGGAAGTCCAACAATGTAAACTTTcggaaattaaagaaaaactgCATTTCCCCCCatagtaatttttgttaatggtttaataattttttttctgaagagGATAGTATTTTTCACTGAAAAATAATGCTTGACAATAAAAGACGTTAGCAAAATTACGTTTTTATACTTACTTTGCATTTAGCTTTGAATTCattatcatttatattgattatcatttataattattatcatttataattattatcatttatatttattatcatttatatttattatcatttatattgattatcatttataattattatcatttatattgattatcatttataattattatcatttatagGCCGAATAAAAGGAAATTATGTGCTCCAAGCACGTTTAAAAGAACGACGAATGCTTTGTTTTCTTTGATTCATTCGATGCCattgatataataaattttcaaattagtgCAACCGAAaccaatataaacttttatttttaaaagtcttaaaaacaaataaattaattatttaattatgtagttaattttataaataactaatttactGTATTTACTGGGAACTATtatctattattaattaattatttttaaatgcctattaaattttcttacctaatcagtttttttttcgcgggttttttaaatacctttgCGGGTCTGCGGGTTTTTTAAAGTCTATGCGGTTCACCTGGGAGCTATGCGACATTTCAATTTACTGcaatttagtttacaaaaaaaatacgtCGATTTAACGTTGAAAATATCGTTTTTTAAGATTGTCTGCCTTCTAGCATGTTTGCTGGGTTAATGTATTTCCTGAACTAGAcagttttacaaaaactttaaaagcaaattaaaaaaaaagagagaatttcaaataaaattttaacaattaggTTTATCTCTAATTAACCGTTTCTACGttaaatttacgataaaataataaaattttctagatttttatttatggaACTTTTATTGGAAAATAGTGACGATCGTGAAAATTTTATGCTTGTGATGTTATACTAATGACttcatattgattttttttataattcaatgttattttataatgacTGAATTTATTTTTGGCGATATTGGCTTATTATCTTTAGCAATTAGCTGAACTTTTAGAAGAAGAAAAGCTTATCGGAACTCCTGTCCTTATTTTTGCTAATAAACAAGATCTTTTGCACGCTGCTAAGTCTTCAGaggtgaaaatatttttagttcttTATACTTTACTGATTTATATTACGGTTTAGATTAACTTtagaattataatataataccaCTCTAAGATCATTGGCGAAGTAAGATTTATTAATAGAATGGCTTGTTTGTTTTCaagcttatattttttaaataagttttaataaagttcttttcattttaattaaaaaaagtgtttattttcaaaaaacatttgaaaaaaaatatgttattataccTAGGAGTCTTTTGTTTCAagcttttcaaatttattattaataatttatccAGTTCGTGTCTCGTTAACGAGCTTTTAGcgacaaattaattaaaatgcttACGGAtggttgataaaataaatgagcgatttcaaaaatttattaccaaatagttatatttagtttttaattagttttaatagaaaaacctgctttcttaataaaaaactgcTAACAGATTATTAGACTTTTGATTCCAGTTTAAATTTAGTGGCGCAGTGATACTTTTTACTTCGGTATATTTCTAGTGAAGAACCTGTTACCTTACGACCGCACTTTTGTCGCAAAAATTTTTCATACTGAAAACGTGTATTTGCTTTCAGTATTCCGTTTTGgtattcttaaataaattatcgtaccatattatatatatacatatacatatatgtgtgtgtgtgtatatacatatatatatatatatatatatatatatatatatatatatatatatatatatatatatatataaatatatatatatatatatatataatataaatatatatatatacatatacatatatatatatatatatatatatatatatatatatatatatatatatatatatatatatatatatatatacatatatatatatatatatacacatacacatatacatacatatatatatatatacatatatatatatatatatatatatatatatatatatatatatatatatatatgtatacatttatatatatatgtatacgtttatatatatgtgtgtgtgtgtgtgtatatatatatatatatatatatatatatatatatatatatatatatatatatatatatatatatatatatatatatatatatatatatatatatatatatatgtataattaattaattaaatatatatgcgtatataattaattaattaaatttagtttcttgtttggaaataaaatacttcatttcgtatatttaaaaaaaaatgaatgacgTCAAAAATATTTAGCGTCGTCCAACATCTGactgaatttgtttttttagttgatggaaGGTCTTAATTTGAATAGCATTAAAGATCGAGCGTGGCAAATTCAAATGTGTTCAGCGATTAGCGGTGAAGGTCTTTCggttagttattaattttttatcatgttatttttttagaaattctccgtttacattttgaaaatggttttttttttagaa
This window harbors:
- the LOC105850929 gene encoding ADP-ribosylation factor-like protein 3 isoform X2, giving the protein MGLLDLIRKMKQKNKKELRILLLGLDNAGKTTILKSLASEDISHVTPTQGFNIKSVQSQGILLNVWDIGGQKTIRSYWRNYFENTDVLIYVIDSADRARFEESGMQLAELLEEEKLIGTPVLIFANKQDLLHAAKSSELMEGLNLNSIKDRAWQIQMCSAISGEGLSNGMEWIRKNIKT